A portion of the Vibrio coralliirubri genome contains these proteins:
- a CDS encoding cation:proton antiporter, producing the protein MSVYYTLCFLSAAAMLIAFVNTKIGKMQTTIAITAGSMMLSLLIIIAGQNNWFQLADIASETVASINFEDFLLKGILGFLLFAGGLGIKLPNLKDQKWEITVLALGATLFSTFFIGFVLYGFCQFIGIQFDLIYCLLFGSLISPTDPIAVLAIVKKLDAPRRISTQIEGESLFNDGFGLVIFVTLFTIAFGTEAPTVGSVTMLFVQEAIGGIVYGFVLGLVFHYLISNTDDHSMELLLTIGIPTAGYAFAEVLHVSGPLAMVVSGIMIGNWTRFIGFSKESEDHLDHFWELIDEFLNGVLFLLIGMSMLLFKFHQEDWILMAFAVPLVLSARYLSVFLSYIGFKRFRTYNPWSIKILTWGGLRGGLALAMALSIPSGIWVIEDKAIDVKEIILVMTYAVVVFSILVQGSTITPMIEKAKQAEKELD; encoded by the coding sequence ATGTCGGTCTATTACACCTTATGCTTCTTGTCGGCTGCAGCCATGCTTATTGCTTTCGTTAATACCAAAATTGGTAAAATGCAGACAACCATCGCCATCACAGCTGGCTCAATGATGTTATCTCTATTGATTATCATTGCGGGACAAAACAATTGGTTCCAACTGGCTGACATCGCCTCAGAAACCGTTGCCAGTATCAACTTTGAAGATTTCCTACTAAAGGGAATATTGGGCTTCTTACTCTTTGCTGGTGGTTTAGGGATTAAGTTACCAAATTTAAAAGACCAGAAATGGGAAATAACAGTACTCGCGTTAGGTGCTACGTTGTTTTCAACATTCTTTATCGGTTTTGTGCTATACGGGTTCTGTCAGTTCATCGGTATTCAATTTGATCTGATTTACTGCCTACTCTTTGGCTCGCTAATCTCTCCAACCGATCCCATCGCCGTGCTAGCAATAGTAAAGAAACTCGACGCTCCCAGAAGAATCTCTACTCAAATCGAGGGAGAATCTCTATTCAACGATGGTTTTGGCTTAGTTATCTTCGTAACCCTATTTACTATCGCATTCGGCACAGAAGCGCCGACTGTCGGCAGTGTGACCATGCTATTCGTCCAAGAGGCGATTGGCGGCATTGTCTATGGTTTTGTTTTAGGTCTTGTATTCCACTACCTAATCAGCAACACCGATGACCACTCTATGGAGTTGCTATTAACCATCGGTATCCCTACTGCTGGTTATGCGTTTGCTGAAGTTCTACATGTATCAGGTCCATTGGCAATGGTGGTATCAGGTATCATGATTGGTAATTGGACTCGCTTTATCGGATTCTCGAAAGAGAGTGAAGATCACCTAGATCATTTCTGGGAATTGATAGATGAATTCTTAAACGGCGTATTATTCCTATTAATTGGTATGTCGATGCTGTTATTCAAATTCCACCAAGAAGACTGGATCTTAATGGCGTTCGCAGTACCTCTAGTGCTAAGCGCACGCTACCTAAGTGTTTTCTTGTCTTATATCGGATTCAAACGTTTTAGAACTTACAATCCTTGGTCAATCAAGATCTTAACTTGGGGTGGTTTGCGTGGTGGACTAGCTCTAGCCATGGCACTTTCGATCCCTTCAGGTATCTGGGTAATTGAAGACAAAGCAATAGATGTAAAAGAGATAATCCTTGTCATGACATACGCCGTTGTTGTGTTCTCTATTCTAGTTCAAGGCTCAACAATCACTCCTATGATAGAGAAAGCAAAACAAGCAGAGAAAGAGCTAGATTAA
- a CDS encoding TIGR04219 family outer membrane beta-barrel protein, whose translation MELELSQMNKMPLIALVGMLSLSSAVSAAEEFSYTAKVGADMWWGSTKLNEVRQDDDSNSPSLYFAFEHNAPMLPNASFRYTSIDADSLAFDKYDYTFYYTLLEHKLMNFDAGVTFTQYSNSNYIEPKATGAKTSTFDEFTWSFYGNAEINVPDTNFDIIGTMEFGDSSGIKSTDLMAGVQYRIPVSESEIALRGGYRVIDLDSDEFFSSELGKSFVMVDGWFAGAEVRF comes from the coding sequence ATGGAATTGGAGCTATCTCAAATGAATAAAATGCCATTAATTGCTTTAGTGGGAATGCTATCTTTAAGTTCAGCAGTGTCTGCTGCGGAAGAGTTTTCTTACACGGCTAAAGTCGGTGCCGATATGTGGTGGGGAAGTACAAAGCTAAACGAAGTTAGACAAGATGACGACTCTAACTCACCTTCGTTGTATTTCGCATTTGAGCATAATGCCCCAATGCTCCCAAATGCTAGCTTCCGTTATACCTCTATTGATGCGGACTCGTTGGCTTTTGATAAGTACGACTACACGTTTTACTACACACTGTTAGAGCACAAGTTGATGAACTTCGATGCTGGTGTGACGTTTACTCAATACTCAAACTCTAATTACATTGAACCAAAAGCGACGGGTGCGAAAACATCGACGTTTGATGAGTTCACGTGGAGCTTCTACGGTAACGCAGAGATCAATGTGCCGGACACCAACTTCGATATCATTGGTACGATGGAGTTCGGTGATAGCAGTGGTATCAAGAGCACTGACTTGATGGCGGGTGTTCAATATCGAATCCCTGTATCAGAATCTGAAATTGCCCTGCGTGGTGGTTACCGTGTTATCGACCTAGATTCGGATGAGTTCTTTAGCTCAGAACTAGGCAAGAGTTTTGTCATGGTCGATGGTTGGTTTGCTGGTGCTGAAGTGCGCTTCTAG
- the pspG gene encoding envelope stress response protein PspG: MFELIFVLIFVATLLVTGITFMTVLAATGVALLVMLVLGMMGVVFKLLPWLIVIAIGVWFFKNFVHSSNQRRY; the protein is encoded by the coding sequence ATGTTTGAATTAATCTTTGTTCTTATTTTCGTCGCAACTCTACTTGTCACTGGTATCACGTTTATGACGGTATTGGCTGCAACCGGAGTCGCGTTATTAGTCATGTTGGTCTTAGGTATGATGGGCGTCGTGTTTAAGTTACTGCCTTGGTTGATCGTGATTGCAATCGGTGTGTGGTTTTTCAAAAACTTTGTACACAGTTCTAACCAGAGACGTTACTAA
- the cysI gene encoding assimilatory sulfite reductase (NADPH) hemoprotein subunit: MSKQVIEQEVLGQVLGPLADNERLKRESNNLRGTIEQDLQDRITGGFTADNFQLIRFHGMYQQDDRDIRNERTKQKLEPLHNVMLRARMPGGIITPKQWLAIDKFADESTSYGSIRLTTRQTFQFHGVLKPNIKLMHQTLNSIGIDSIATAGDVNRNVLCTTNPVESELHQEAYEWAKKISEHLLPKTRAYAEIWLDGEKLETTDEEPILGSNYLPRKFKTTVVIPPQNDVDVHANDLNFVAIAEDGKLVGFNVLVGGGLAMTHGDTSTYARKADDFGFVPLDKTLDVAAAVVTTQRDWGNRSNRKNAKTKYTLDRVGIDVFKAEVEKRAGVEFSESRPYEFTGRGDRIGWAEGIDGKHHLALFIENGRLLDFPGKALKTGVAEIAKIHKGDFRMTANQNLIVAGVSTSQKAKIEKLARQYGLMDDAVSEQRKNSMACVAFPTCPLAMAEAERFLPEFVTDVEDILKKHGLPEEDNIILRITGCPNGCGRAMLAELGLVGKAPGRYNMHLGGNKAGTRIPKMYKENITSAQILEEIDALVGRWATERNDNEGFGDFTIRAGIIEEVIISKRDLHA; the protein is encoded by the coding sequence ATGAGCAAGCAAGTAATAGAGCAAGAAGTGCTAGGTCAAGTACTTGGACCTTTGGCTGACAATGAGCGTCTTAAGCGTGAAAGTAATAACCTACGCGGTACGATTGAACAAGATCTCCAAGACCGCATAACAGGTGGCTTTACTGCTGATAACTTTCAGTTGATTCGTTTCCACGGTATGTATCAACAAGACGACCGTGATATTCGTAACGAACGTACCAAGCAAAAGCTCGAACCGTTACACAACGTAATGCTTCGTGCTCGTATGCCTGGTGGCATCATTACCCCTAAGCAGTGGTTGGCGATTGATAAGTTCGCAGACGAAAGTACCTCTTACGGTTCAATTCGTCTAACAACTCGTCAAACGTTTCAGTTCCACGGTGTCTTGAAGCCGAACATTAAGTTGATGCACCAAACGCTAAATAGCATTGGCATTGATTCCATTGCGACAGCGGGTGATGTAAACCGAAATGTTTTGTGTACGACAAACCCGGTTGAGTCTGAACTTCATCAGGAAGCTTACGAGTGGGCGAAAAAGATCAGTGAACATCTATTACCGAAGACTCGTGCTTATGCAGAAATATGGTTAGATGGAGAAAAGCTAGAAACAACGGATGAAGAACCTATCCTTGGTAGCAACTACCTACCGCGTAAGTTCAAGACGACGGTTGTCATTCCTCCGCAAAATGATGTGGACGTTCATGCTAACGATCTTAACTTTGTTGCTATTGCTGAAGACGGAAAGCTGGTGGGCTTTAACGTGTTAGTTGGTGGCGGTTTAGCGATGACACACGGTGATACCTCTACTTATGCACGTAAAGCTGATGATTTTGGTTTTGTGCCATTAGATAAAACGTTAGATGTAGCAGCTGCGGTGGTAACGACTCAGCGTGACTGGGGTAACCGTTCAAACCGTAAGAATGCAAAAACCAAATACACACTAGACCGTGTTGGTATTGATGTATTCAAAGCAGAAGTAGAAAAGCGTGCAGGCGTAGAATTTTCTGAAAGCCGACCTTATGAGTTTACTGGCCGTGGTGATCGCATTGGTTGGGCGGAAGGCATTGATGGTAAGCACCACTTAGCGTTATTCATCGAGAATGGTCGTTTACTTGATTTTCCGGGTAAAGCTCTGAAAACAGGTGTTGCTGAAATAGCGAAGATCCACAAAGGTGACTTCCGCATGACTGCAAACCAAAACCTAATTGTTGCGGGTGTGTCGACGAGTCAAAAGGCCAAGATTGAAAAACTGGCGCGTCAATATGGCTTGATGGACGATGCTGTTTCAGAGCAACGTAAAAACTCAATGGCGTGTGTGGCTTTCCCAACATGTCCTTTAGCAATGGCAGAAGCTGAGCGCTTTCTTCCTGAGTTTGTAACGGATGTTGAAGACATTCTGAAAAAACATGGATTACCAGAAGAAGATAACATCATCCTTCGAATCACAGGTTGTCCAAATGGTTGTGGTCGTGCAATGTTGGCTGAACTTGGTTTAGTGGGTAAGGCTCCGGGGCGTTACAACATGCACCTAGGTGGCAACAAGGCCGGAACTCGTATTCCTAAGATGTATAAAGAGAACATCACATCAGCTCAGATCTTAGAAGAGATTGATGCGCTGGTGGGACGTTGGGCTACAGAACGCAACGACAATGAAGGGTTCGGTGATTTTACAATCCGAGCTGGCATCATCGAAGAGGTGATCATTTCCAAGAGGGATCTGCATGCATAA
- a CDS encoding phosphoadenylyl-sulfate reductase, which translates to MHNSVASKLKLAELLALTKTEQILRLGQINAELEQLTALERVKWALENLEGSHVVSSSFGIQAALMLHLVTQAKPDIPVILTDTGYLFPETYRFIDELSKKLTLNLQVFRAQQSPNWQEAQYGKLWDQGIEGIEKYNKLNKVEPMRRALDELEAGTWFSGLRREQSQSRANLPILSIQNGVFKFLPVIDWTNKDVHYYLEEHGLGYHPLREQGYLSVGDTHTTKKWEPGMTEEETRFNGLKRECGLHEDDGEQYGSGI; encoded by the coding sequence ATGCATAATTCTGTCGCTTCAAAATTGAAGTTAGCAGAGCTACTCGCATTGACTAAGACGGAGCAAATACTTCGTCTTGGCCAAATTAATGCTGAGTTAGAACAGCTAACAGCATTAGAAAGAGTTAAATGGGCATTAGAAAACTTGGAAGGATCACATGTTGTTTCTTCAAGTTTCGGCATTCAAGCCGCATTAATGCTGCACTTAGTGACTCAAGCAAAACCAGATATTCCGGTTATTCTGACGGACACAGGGTATCTATTTCCTGAGACCTATCGCTTTATCGATGAGTTAAGTAAGAAGTTGACTCTAAACCTTCAAGTCTTTCGCGCCCAACAGAGCCCTAATTGGCAAGAAGCGCAATATGGAAAACTTTGGGATCAAGGTATAGAAGGGATAGAGAAGTACAACAAGCTTAATAAAGTTGAACCGATGAGAAGAGCGCTAGATGAGCTCGAGGCTGGGACATGGTTTTCCGGTTTAAGAAGAGAGCAATCTCAATCGCGTGCAAACTTGCCAATCTTATCTATCCAAAATGGTGTGTTTAAATTTTTGCCGGTAATCGATTGGACGAATAAAGATGTTCACTATTACCTAGAAGAGCATGGTCTCGGTTATCACCCGCTTCGAGAGCAGGGTTACCTTTCTGTTGGAGATACACATACAACTAAGAAGTGGGAACCGGGTATGACTGAAGAGGAAACTCGTTTTAATGGGCTGAAACGCGAATGTGGTCTCCATGAAGATGATGGAGAGCAATATGGTTCTGGGATTTAG
- a CDS encoding assimilatory sulfite reductase (NADPH) flavoprotein subunit codes for MSLNKKESSQNNNAQSGANELPGLAAPLNDQQLGHLQQTVSELSSQQLAWVSGYLWGVSQAQPVGAAAPIAQAAAAVAAKPAGKLSIIFASQTGNAKGVAESLEAEAKALGIAVELFDASDYKGKNLAKETHVIFVASTNGEGEAPDNAIELHEFLQSKKAPKLSNLQYGVIGLGDSSYEFFCQTAKDFDNFLAKLGAKSFVDRLDCDVDYEELATEWRAKALSQVQETLSTGAEADIVQLPVGQAGVGHSQYTKQNPYTATLLTSQKITGRDSGKDVRHIEIDLDESGITYQPGDALGVWYENSSELANQILSKVGLSGIESVDVDGDNLSIHSALVSKFEITTSNPQLVTKFAELSGSKKLIKLVEDKDKLREYAGNTQIVDVLAEKKTKLSADELIGLLRKLTPRLYSIASSQAEVDEEVHLTVGLVEYQKGEESRLGGASSFLAQRLEEGGEVKVFVENNNNFKLPQDDNTPIIMVGPGTGIAPFRSFVQERENNDAEGKSWLFFGDRTFTQDFLYQVEWQKYLKSGALTKLDVAFSRDQKEKVYVQDRLIEQAEQVWQWLQEGAYLYVCGDATRMAKDVHEALVTIAEKHGNQSREQAEQYINDLRKAKRYQRDVY; via the coding sequence ATGTCTTTAAATAAGAAAGAGTCTTCACAAAACAATAATGCACAGTCTGGGGCTAATGAGTTACCTGGGCTAGCAGCACCACTTAATGACCAACAATTGGGTCATCTTCAGCAAACTGTTTCTGAACTGTCTTCACAGCAACTGGCATGGGTCAGTGGCTACCTTTGGGGAGTGAGCCAAGCTCAGCCTGTCGGTGCTGCTGCGCCAATCGCTCAAGCGGCCGCTGCAGTAGCGGCTAAGCCAGCAGGCAAGCTCAGCATTATCTTCGCTTCTCAAACAGGCAATGCTAAAGGCGTCGCTGAATCGCTCGAGGCAGAAGCCAAGGCCTTAGGAATCGCGGTCGAGCTTTTCGATGCGAGTGATTATAAAGGTAAGAACTTAGCCAAAGAGACTCACGTCATTTTCGTCGCTTCAACCAATGGTGAGGGCGAAGCCCCTGATAACGCGATTGAGTTGCATGAATTCCTTCAATCGAAGAAAGCGCCAAAATTATCAAACCTACAATACGGTGTGATTGGTTTAGGTGACTCAAGCTATGAGTTCTTCTGCCAAACGGCTAAAGACTTCGATAACTTCCTCGCTAAGCTTGGTGCGAAATCGTTTGTCGATCGCCTTGATTGTGATGTTGATTACGAAGAGTTAGCAACGGAATGGCGCGCTAAAGCGTTATCACAAGTTCAAGAAACGCTATCGACAGGTGCTGAGGCTGATATCGTTCAGTTACCAGTAGGTCAAGCAGGTGTCGGCCATTCGCAATACACCAAACAAAATCCATATACAGCGACACTATTAACCAGTCAAAAGATCACGGGTCGTGACTCGGGTAAAGATGTTCGTCATATCGAGATCGATCTTGATGAATCTGGCATTACCTACCAACCCGGCGATGCGCTAGGCGTATGGTATGAAAACAGCTCAGAACTCGCGAATCAGATTCTTTCTAAGGTTGGGTTATCGGGTATCGAAAGTGTCGATGTCGATGGTGACAATCTATCTATCCATAGTGCGTTAGTGAGTAAATTTGAGATTACCACTTCAAACCCTCAACTTGTGACTAAGTTTGCTGAGTTATCGGGCAGCAAGAAGTTAATCAAGCTGGTGGAAGATAAAGACAAGCTTCGTGAATATGCGGGTAATACACAAATCGTCGATGTACTCGCTGAAAAGAAAACCAAGCTATCGGCTGATGAGTTAATTGGCCTGTTACGTAAGCTGACTCCACGCCTCTATTCTATTGCATCAAGCCAAGCCGAAGTAGATGAAGAAGTTCACTTAACGGTTGGTCTGGTTGAATACCAAAAAGGTGAAGAGTCTCGCTTAGGTGGAGCATCAAGCTTTTTGGCTCAGCGCCTTGAAGAAGGTGGCGAAGTGAAGGTGTTTGTAGAGAACAACAATAACTTCAAGCTACCACAAGACGACAATACACCAATCATCATGGTTGGCCCGGGTACAGGTATCGCACCTTTCCGCAGTTTCGTTCAAGAGCGTGAAAACAATGATGCTGAAGGCAAAAGCTGGTTGTTCTTTGGTGACCGTACCTTTACTCAAGATTTCTTATACCAAGTTGAATGGCAAAAGTACCTCAAGTCTGGCGCGCTAACTAAGCTAGATGTTGCCTTTAGCCGTGACCAAAAAGAAAAGGTTTATGTTCAAGACCGTTTAATCGAACAAGCAGAGCAGGTTTGGCAATGGCTGCAAGAAGGCGCGTACCTCTATGTCTGTGGCGATGCGACTCGAATGGCGAAAGATGTCCATGAAGCATTAGTTACGATAGCGGAAAAACATGGCAACCAGAGCCGCGAACAAGCTGAACAATATATTAATGATTTACGTAAAGCGAAACGTTACCAAAGGGATGTGTACTAA
- the metH gene encoding methionine synthase gives MGSNVRQKIDALLKQRILLIDGGMGTMIQDYKLEEQDYRGERFADWHSDLKGNNDLLVLTQPKLIKDIHSEYLEAGADILETNTFNATTIAMADYDMESLSEEINFAAAKLAREAADEWTAKTPDKPRFVAGVLGPTNRTCSISPDVNDPGYRNVSFDELVEAYSESTRALIKGGSDLILIETIFDTLNAKACAFAVESVFEEVGTSLPVMISGTITDASGRTLSGQTTEAFYNALRHVKPISFGLNCALGPDELREYVGEMSRISECNVSAHPNAGLPNAFGEYDLSPEDMAEHVKEWAESGFLNLIGGCCGTTPEHIRQMAEAVEGVTPRQLPDLPVSCRLSGLEPLTIAKESLFVNVGERTNVTGSARFKRLIKEELYDEALSVAREQVENGAQIIDINMDEGMLDAEACMVKFLNLCASEPEISKVPVMVDSSKWEVIEAGLKCIQGKGIVNSISLKEGKEKFVEQAKLVRRYGAAVIVMAFDEVGQADTRERKVEICTNAYNILVDEVGFPPEDIIFDPNIFAVATGIDEHNNYAVDFIEAVGDIKRDLPYAMISGGVSNVSFSFRGNNYVREAIHAVFLYHCFKNGMDMGIVNAGQLEIYDNVPEDLRDAVEDVVLNRRDDSTERLLDMATEYLERAVGKIEDKSALEWRTWPVEKRLEHSLVKGITDFIVEDTEEARVNASRPIEVIEGPLMDGMNVVGDLFGEGKMFLPQVVKSARVMKQAVAHLEPFINASKEVGATNGKILLATVKGDVHDIGKNIVGVVLQCNNYEIIDLGVMVSCEKILKVAKEEDVDIIGLSGLITPSLDEMVHVAKEMERQGFKLPLLIGGATTSKAHTAVKIEQNYSEPVVYVNNASRAVGVCTSLLSDELKPAFVEKLDIDYDRVRDQHNRKKPRTKPVTLERARANKVAIDWDAYTPPAPAKPGVHIFNDFDVATLRQYIDWTPFFMTWSLVGKYPAILDHEEVGEEAKRLFKDANDLLDRVEKEKLLEARGMCAMFPANSVGDDIEVYTDESRTEVLKVLHNLRQQTEKPKGFNYCLSDYIAPKESGKADWIGGFAVTGGIGERELADEYKAKGDDYNAIMIQAVADRLAEAFAEYLHKEVRKDIWGYSPDENLSNDDLIREKYQGIRPAPGYPACPEHTEKGTLWELMDVEKAIDMSLTTSYAMWPGASVSGMYFSHPDARYFAIAQIQQDQVDSYADRKGWDMLEAEKWLGPNIN, from the coding sequence GTGGGAAGTAATGTAAGGCAAAAGATTGACGCTCTGTTGAAGCAACGAATTTTACTGATTGATGGTGGCATGGGCACCATGATTCAGGATTATAAATTGGAAGAGCAAGACTATCGAGGTGAACGCTTTGCTGATTGGCACAGTGACTTGAAGGGCAACAATGACCTTTTAGTTCTTACACAGCCTAAGCTTATCAAAGATATCCATTCAGAATACTTGGAAGCTGGGGCAGACATCCTCGAAACCAATACCTTTAACGCTACAACCATCGCTATGGCCGACTATGATATGGAAAGCCTTAGTGAAGAGATTAACTTTGCTGCTGCCAAGCTTGCTCGTGAAGCAGCTGATGAATGGACCGCAAAGACCCCAGACAAGCCTCGCTTCGTAGCGGGTGTATTAGGTCCAACCAACCGAACTTGTTCTATATCCCCTGATGTAAACGATCCTGGTTACCGTAATGTTAGCTTTGACGAACTGGTTGAAGCTTATTCTGAATCGACTCGCGCGCTCATTAAGGGCGGTTCAGATTTAATTCTTATTGAAACTATCTTTGATACGTTAAACGCGAAAGCGTGTGCTTTTGCGGTTGAATCTGTTTTCGAAGAAGTAGGTACCAGTCTGCCAGTGATGATTTCCGGTACCATCACTGATGCATCAGGTCGTACCCTTTCAGGACAGACGACAGAAGCATTCTACAATGCCCTTCGTCATGTAAAACCTATCTCATTTGGATTGAACTGTGCATTGGGCCCTGATGAACTGCGTGAGTATGTCGGTGAGATGTCTCGTATCTCAGAATGTAACGTTTCCGCTCACCCTAATGCGGGCTTACCTAATGCATTTGGTGAGTATGACCTTTCTCCTGAAGATATGGCTGAGCACGTTAAGGAATGGGCTGAAAGTGGCTTCTTGAACCTAATTGGTGGCTGTTGTGGTACTACTCCAGAGCATATCCGCCAAATGGCTGAGGCAGTTGAAGGTGTAACGCCGCGTCAATTGCCAGATTTACCTGTTTCTTGCCGTCTTTCGGGACTAGAGCCACTGACGATTGCTAAAGAATCTTTGTTCGTGAACGTGGGTGAGCGTACCAACGTTACCGGCTCTGCACGCTTTAAGCGCCTTATCAAAGAAGAGCTCTACGACGAAGCCTTGAGTGTAGCTCGAGAGCAAGTCGAGAATGGTGCTCAAATTATCGATATCAACATGGATGAAGGGATGCTAGACGCCGAGGCGTGTATGGTTAAATTCCTGAATCTATGTGCTTCAGAACCTGAAATCTCGAAAGTACCTGTTATGGTCGATTCTTCTAAGTGGGAAGTTATCGAAGCTGGCCTAAAGTGTATTCAAGGTAAAGGCATCGTTAACTCAATCTCTCTAAAAGAAGGCAAAGAGAAGTTTGTTGAACAGGCCAAATTAGTTCGTCGTTATGGTGCTGCTGTCATCGTGATGGCATTTGATGAAGTCGGGCAGGCTGATACTCGAGAGCGTAAAGTCGAGATCTGTACCAATGCCTACAACATCCTTGTTGATGAAGTCGGTTTCCCGCCAGAAGATATTATTTTTGACCCGAATATTTTCGCAGTGGCGACGGGTATCGATGAGCATAATAACTATGCGGTTGATTTCATTGAGGCAGTAGGGGACATCAAACGCGATCTCCCGTATGCGATGATCTCTGGTGGCGTGTCGAATGTTTCATTCTCATTCCGCGGCAATAACTACGTCCGTGAGGCTATTCACGCGGTGTTCCTATATCACTGTTTTAAAAACGGTATGGATATGGGCATTGTAAACGCTGGTCAGTTGGAAATTTACGACAATGTTCCAGAAGATCTGCGTGATGCTGTTGAAGATGTCGTACTAAACCGTCGTGATGATTCGACTGAACGATTGCTGGATATGGCGACCGAATACTTAGAGCGTGCTGTTGGTAAGATTGAAGATAAATCTGCATTAGAGTGGCGAACTTGGCCTGTAGAGAAGCGTTTGGAGCACTCTTTGGTAAAAGGTATCACCGACTTTATTGTTGAAGATACTGAGGAAGCTCGTGTTAATGCCTCTCGTCCTATTGAAGTGATTGAAGGTCCTCTAATGGACGGCATGAACGTTGTTGGTGACCTATTTGGTGAAGGTAAGATGTTCTTACCACAGGTTGTAAAGTCTGCGCGTGTGATGAAACAGGCGGTTGCCCATTTAGAACCATTCATCAATGCATCCAAAGAAGTGGGTGCAACTAACGGGAAGATTTTGTTAGCGACCGTTAAAGGTGACGTTCACGATATCGGTAAAAATATCGTTGGTGTGGTCTTGCAATGTAATAACTACGAGATTATCGATCTGGGTGTGATGGTTTCTTGCGAGAAGATTCTTAAGGTAGCCAAAGAAGAAGATGTCGACATTATTGGTCTGTCTGGACTGATTACACCGTCTCTTGACGAAATGGTACATGTTGCTAAAGAGATGGAGAGACAGGGTTTCAAGCTGCCTCTTCTGATTGGCGGTGCAACCACATCTAAAGCTCACACAGCTGTTAAGATTGAACAGAATTATTCAGAGCCTGTTGTATACGTAAATAATGCCTCGCGTGCAGTGGGTGTTTGTACTTCACTACTGTCTGATGAATTGAAACCCGCTTTCGTTGAGAAGCTGGATATCGATTACGATCGCGTTCGAGATCAGCACAATCGTAAGAAGCCTCGTACCAAGCCTGTTACGCTTGAAAGAGCTCGTGCCAATAAAGTTGCTATCGATTGGGATGCGTATACGCCACCGGCACCCGCTAAGCCGGGAGTTCACATCTTCAATGATTTTGATGTGGCGACTTTGCGTCAGTATATCGATTGGACTCCATTTTTTATGACATGGTCATTGGTTGGTAAGTACCCAGCTATTTTGGACCATGAAGAAGTGGGTGAAGAGGCAAAACGCTTATTCAAAGATGCCAATGACTTACTGGATCGCGTAGAGAAAGAGAAGCTGCTTGAAGCGCGTGGTATGTGTGCCATGTTCCCAGCGAACAGTGTTGGTGATGATATTGAGGTGTATACCGATGAATCTCGCACCGAAGTTCTAAAGGTTCTACACAACCTTCGTCAACAAACAGAGAAACCAAAAGGCTTTAACTATTGCCTGTCAGATTACATTGCGCCAAAAGAAAGTGGTAAAGCGGACTGGATTGGTGGTTTTGCGGTAACGGGTGGTATTGGTGAGCGAGAGTTGGCTGATGAATACAAAGCGAAAGGCGATGACTACAACGCAATCATGATTCAGGCGGTTGCTGACCGATTGGCTGAAGCGTTCGCGGAGTATCTGCATAAAGAAGTGAGAAAGGATATTTGGGGTTACTCGCCAGATGAGAATTTGTCTAACGACGATTTGATTCGAGAGAAATACCAAGGTATTCGTCCAGCTCCAGGTTACCCTGCTTGCCCTGAGCATACAGAGAAAGGCACGTTGTGGGAGTTGATGGACGTTGAAAAGGCAATCGACATGTCATTAACGACAAGCTACGCGATGTGGCCTGGCGCTTCAGTATCTGGCATGTACTTCTCACATCCTGATGCCCGATACTTTGCTATTGCACAGATTCAACAGGATCAAGTGGATAGCTATGCTGACCGCAAAGGCTGGGATATGTTGGAAGCTGAGAAGTGGTTAGGTCCAAACATTAACTAG